The following proteins are co-located in the Pyricularia oryzae 70-15 chromosome 1, whole genome shotgun sequence genome:
- a CDS encoding mannitol-1-phosphate 5-dehydrogenase, giving the protein MSQTNGTHTKKAVHFGAGNIGRGFVACFLHNSGYEVVFADVTDRTCDALNNQTSYKVIEVGAEGTEEKTITNYRAINSKTKEDELLQEIATADVVTCSVGPNILKFIAPVIAKGLDMRSEELKPAAVIACENAIGATDTLAEHIKEHLPATRVEDLSTRARFANSAIDRIVPAQDPNSGLDVKLEKFYEWVVDRTPFADHEVPSIEGIHWVDNLEPYIERKLYTVNTGHATAAYHGYNRQKRTVYDALQDREIQSEVRRALENTSKLITAKHGINPEEQQAYVRKIMTRIGNPHLEDAVERVGRAPLRKLSRKERFVGPAAELAEKGEDCSALLDAAEMALRFQNVEEDAESKELAKIMAENSAEQVVSQVCGLQPSEKLYPKMVEIVHRVQQDSMDDTE; this is encoded by the coding sequence ATGTCGCAAACAAACGGTACCCACACAAAGAAAGCCGTCCACTTCGGTGCCGGCAACATCGGCCGTGGCTTTGTCGCCTGCTTTCTCCACAACTCCGGATATGAGGTCGTGTTCGCCGATGTCACTGACAGGACTTGCGACGCCCTTAACAACCAAACCTCTTACAAGGTGATTGAGGTTGGCGCCGAGGGCACCGAGGAGAAGACCATCACAAACTACCGCGCCATCAactcaaaaacaaaagaagacgAGCTGCTCCAAGAGATCGCTACAGCAGATGTTGTTACATGCTCAGTGGGCCCCAACATCCTCAAGTTCATCGCTCCTGTCATTGCAAAGGGTCTCGACATGAGGTCAGAGGAGCTCAAACCCGCCGCAGTCATCGCTTGTGAAAACGCTATTGGCGCCACCGACACACTCGCCGAGCACATCAAGGAGCACCTCCCAGCCACTAGAGTGGAGGACCTGTCAACACGCGCCCGTTTCGCCAACTCGGCCATTGACCGTATCGTCCCCGCCCAGGACCCCAACTCCGGCCTCGACGTCAAGCTCGAGAAGTTCTACGAGTGGGTAGTCGACAGGACACCCTTTGCCGATCATGAGGTCCCATCTATCGAGGGTATCCACTGGGTCGACAACCTTGAGCCATACATTGAGCGCAAGCTGTACACCGTCAACACGGGTCATGCAACTGCCGCTTACCACGGGTACAATAGGCAAAAGCGTACTGTATACGATGCTCTTCAGGACCGTGAGATCCAGAGTGAGGTTCGTCGCGCGCTGGAGAACACCTCCAAGCTCATCACCGCCAAACATGGCATCAACCCGGAGGAGCAACAGGCGTATGTTCGCAAGATCATGACCCGCATTGGCAACCCCCATCTTGAGGATGCCGTCGAACGTGTCGGCCGTGCCCCTCTCCGCAAGCTATCTCGCAAGGAGCGCTTCGTCGGCCCCGCTGCTGAGCTTGCCGAGAAGGGTGAGGACTGCAGTGCACTTCTCGATGCTGCAGAGATGGCTTTGCGTTTCCAGAATGTCGAAGAGGATGCCGAAAGCaaggagctggccaagattATGGCAGAGAACAGTGCCGAGCAGGTTGTCTCGCAGGTTTGTGGTCTGCAGCCTTCGGAGAAGCTTTACCCTAAAATGGTCGAGATCGTCCACAGGGTTCAGCAAGATTCTATGGACGACACTGAGTAA
- a CDS encoding coatomer beta' subunit — protein sequence MRLDVKRQLFARSERVKGIDFHPQEPWILTTLYSGHVYIWSYETQQIVKTFELTDVPVRAGRFIARKNWIVCGSDDFQLRVYNYNTSEKITSFEAHPDYIRAIAVHPTQPFVLTASDDMTIKLWDWEKGWKCVQVFEGHSHYVMGLAINPKDTNTFASACLDRTVKIWSLGSSTANFTLEAHETKGVNHVDYYPHSDKPYLLTTSDDRTVKIWDYTTKSLIATLEGHTNNVSFACYHPELPVIISGSEDGTVRIWHANTYRFEQSLNYGLERAWCVSYQKGKQGVAVGFDDGAVVVKLGREEPAVSMDNSGKLIWARHNEVVSSIIKGGDATIKDSTPISLPTKDLGTCEVYPQTLIHSPNGRFVAVCGDGEYIIYTALAWRNKAFGSALDFAWATKDNSNDFAIRESATSVKVYKNFVEKPGGLDVGFQADGLSGGVLLGVKGQGGISFFDWATGGLVRRIEVEPRQVYWSESGELVTLACEDSFYVLRFSRENFIEATQEGNVDEDGVESAFEVVTDINESVRTGEWVGDCFIYTNSTNRLNYLVGDQTYTVSHFDQPMYVIGYIQRDSRIYLCDKDVNVTSFALSLPVLEYQTLVLREDMETAAELLPSIPQDQLNKIARFLEGQGHKSLALEVATDPEHKFDLALALNHLDIALDLAREADVDHKWKTVGDAALAAWDVALAAECFSHARDLGSLLLLHSSTSDREGLQKLAEQATEAGAHNVAFTSRWLLGDVAGCVEILRSTGRLAEAVLFSQTYKPSLTPAVVKEWKESLESSKKGRVARMLGSPEEDGDELFPEWEEWLKLEADGGSAVDVASAPKTTGIAADEDDEEEEDDEDEEEEDDDEDEEDA from the exons ATGCGGTTAGATGTCAAG CGCCAGCTCTTCGCGCGCAGCGAGCGCGTGAAGGGTATCGACTTCCACCCGCAAGAGCCATGGATCCTGACCACTCTGTACAGCG GCCATGTTTACATTTGGTCATATGAAACGCAGCAAATTGTCAAGACCTTCGAGCTCACAGATGTCCCCGTACGAGCCGGTCGGTTTATTGCAAGGAAGAACTGGATCGTTTGCGGCTCCGACGACTTTCAGCTCCGCGTGTACAACTACAACACCTCGGAGAAGATCACATCATTCGAGGCACACCCTGACTACATTCGTGCCATTGCTGTCCATCCCACACAGCCATTTGTCCTCACAGCATCCGACGATATGACTATAAAGCTCTGGGACTGGGAAAAGGGATGGAAGTGTGTGCAGGTTTTCGAGGGCCACAGCCACTACGTCATGGGCCTGGCCATTAACCCAAAGGACACAAATACGTTCGCATCGGCATGTTTAGACAGGACGGTGAAGATTTGGAGCTTGGGATCGTCCACGGCGAACTTCACGCTTGAGGCACATGAGACCAAGGGCGTGAACCACGTTGATTATTATCCACACTCTGACAAGCCATACCTACTCACAACCTCGGACGATAGGACGGTAAAGATCTGGGACTACACAACCAAATCTCTGATCGCCACCCTCGAGGGCCACACAAACAACGTCTCCTTTGCCTGCTACCACCCTGAGCTTCCAGTCATCATTTCCGGCTCCGAAGATGGTACCGTCAGGATATGGCATGCCAACACCTACCGTTTTGAGCAGTCTTTGAACTATGGCCTGGAACGTGCGTGGTGTGTCTCATACCAGAAGGGCAAGCAGGGTGTCGCGGTGGGTTTTGACGACGGTGCTGTCGTTGTTAAGCTGGGTCGCGAAGAGCCAGCTGTCTCCATGGACAACTCTGGCAAGCTGATCTGGGCAAGGCATAACGAGGTTGTGTCTTCGATTATTAAAGGCGGAG ATGCTACGATCAAGGATAGCACTCCAATTTCACTCCCCACCAAGGATCTTGGCACTTGTGAAGTTTATCCCCAAACCCTGATACACTCGCCGAACGGCAGGTTTGTCGCGGTTTGTGGCGATGGGGAATACATCATTTACACGGCTTTGGCATGGAGGAACAAGGCCTTCGGTTCCGCCCTAGACTTTGCCTGGGCCACCAAGGACAATAGCAACGACTTTGCCATCAGGGAATCTGCGACCAGTGTCAAAGTCTACAAGAACTTTGTTGAGAAGCCCGGTGGGCTTGATGTTGGCTTTCAGGCTGATGGACTATCTGGTGGTGTTCTCCTCGGAGTCAAGGGTCAGGGCGGCATTTCCTTCTTTGACTGGGCTACTGGTGGGCTCGTCAGGAGAATTGAGGTCGAGCCCAGACAG GTCTACTGGTCAGAGAGTGGTGAGCTGGTCACACTAGCTTGTGAAGACTCTTTCTACGTACTCAGGTTCTCACGTGAGAACTTTATCGAGGCTACGCAGGAAGGCAATGTTGACGAGGACGGTGTTGAGTCTGCTTTCGAGGTTGTTACCGACATAAATGAGAG CGTCCGGACTGGAGAGTGGGTGGGCGACTGCTTCATCTACACCAACAGTACTAACAGGCTCAACTACCTCGTTGGCGACCAAACCTATACCGTTTCACACTTCGACCAGCCAATGTACGTTATAGGCTACATTCAGCGGGACTCGCGAATTTACTTGTGTGACAAGGATGTCAATGTCACTTCGTTCGCCTTGTCGCTGCCAGTACTGGAGTATCAGACCCTTGTGCTACGTGAGGATATGGAAACAGCCGCCGAACTGCTTCCCTCCATTCCTCAGGACCAGCTCAACAAAATCGCGCGATTCCTGGAGGGCCAAGGTCATAAATCCCTGGCATTGGAGGTGGCCACGGACCCAGAACACAAGTTCGACCTGGCGCTGGCGCTCAATCACCTTGATATAGCACTGGATCTGGCTCGAGAGGCTGATGTTGACCACAAATGGAAGACTGTGGGAGACGCGGCGCTGGCAGCCTGGGATGTCGCCCTTGCCGCCGAGTGTTTCAGTCATGCACGCGATCTCGGCTCTCTGCTCCTCCTACATAGCTCCACCTCGGATAGGGAAGGTTTACAGAAACTGGCAGAGCAGGCGACTGAGGCGGGTGCGCATAACGTGGCTTTTACATCCAGGTGGCTTCTGGGCGACGTTGCGGGCTGCGTTGAGATCCTGCGAAGCACGGGCAGACTCGCCGAGGCGGTGCTGTTTAGTCAGACTTACAAGCCGAGCCTCACCCCGGCTGTGGTCAAGGAGTGGAAAGAGAGCTTGGAGAGCAGCAAGAAGGGCAGGGTAGCGAGGATGTTGGGTAGCCCTGAAGAGGATGGGGATGAGCTTTTCCCCGAATGGGAGGAGTGGCTGAAGCTCGAGGCTGACGGGGGGTCTGCCGTTGACGTTGCCTCAGCGCCAAAGACGACGGGGATTGCTGcagacgaagacgacgaagaagaggaagacgacgaggatgaggaggaagaggatgacgacgaggatgaggaggacgCGTAG
- a CDS encoding glyoxalase encodes MAAASVHNDLKRINLTNIAHVTYKYKDVAKARQFMEDFGFYETKRVGEKTYYRGYGSEPFVLCIDQADQDEFGGAAFAVESEEDLMHASKTLPKECKPSEVYDLTDAPGGGKAVTFYDPVDGFPFHLVHGQEKVDVRDPQFPDLKVNYPLEKTRPVNSFQRFQKRPAPVHKLGHFGMCVTNFAKCYEFYSTRFNFFPSELAYNEKEEDVTVFFRLNRGSQKVDHHCFFFFEGPKMHVHHSSFETHDFDTQVLGHDWLREKGYENCWGVGRHIMGSQIFDYWFDPARFIMEHYVDGDLLDMSEPTHRMAASPDTLYVWGPDVPETFLT; translated from the exons ATGGCGGCTGCCTCTGTTCACAATGATCTAAAGCGGATAAACCTTACCAACATCGCCCACGTCACCTACAAATACAAGGATGTCGCCAAGGCCCGTCAATTCATGGAGGACTTTGGCTTCTACGAGACCAAGCGTGTAGGCGAAAAGACCTATTACCGCGGTTACGGCTCCGAGCCCTTCGTCTTGTGCATCGATCAGGCCGACCAAGATGAGTTTGGCGGCGCCGCCTTTGCCGTCGAGTCCGAGGAGGATCTGATGCACGCCTCCAAGACACTCCCCAAGGAATGCAAGCCCTCTGAAGTCTATGATCTCACGGACGCTCCTGGCGGCGGCAAAGCCGTGACCTTTTATGATCCCGTTGACGGCTTCCCGTTTCACCTGGTACACGGCCAGGAAAAGGTGGATGTCAGGGACCCTCAGTTCCCAGACCTCAAGGTCAACTACCCTCTCGAGAAGACGCGCCCTGTCAACAGTTTCCAGCGCTTCCAGAAGAGGCCGGCACCGGTGCACAAGCTGGGTCATTTCGGCATGTGCGTGACCAACTTTGCCAAGTGTTACGAATTTTACTCGACCCGGTTCAACTTTTTCCCGAGCGAG TTGGCCTACAATGAGAAAGAAGAGGACGTTACAGTCTTCTTCCGCCTGAACAGGGGGTCTCAAAAGGTTGACCACcactgcttcttctttttcgaaGGGCCCAAGATGCACGTCCACCACTCTTCTTTCGAGACGCACGACTTTGACACCCAGGTCCTGGGTCACGATTGGCTGCGCGAGAAGGGCTACGAGAACTGCTGGGGTGTTGGCAGGCACATCATGGGCAGTCAGATCTTTGACTATTG GTTTGACCCTGCTCGCTTCATTATGGAGCACTATGTGGATGGCGATCTGCTCGACATGTCGGAACCGACACACCGCATGGCGGCTTCTCCGGATACTTTGTATGTCTGGGGCCCTGATGTCCCGGAAACTTTCCTGACCTGA
- a CDS encoding amidohydrolase — translation MNRTKEAKMEKRPEAAAGFAALHDVDVQQPIAWRRGFRHRRGGNGFRRSRALRVLVLGFLGFIVYAQWRQIQPVEEDVSSASAKAPTLNITQLRSNAATCVKLRQKPADPPGPGREKNARYIEGGRPTLIKNATVWTGEPTEGTLPDDARRGAGFEWIRDVDILLRNGLIVEVGPSGSIRSTQDTITYDARGRPLTAGIIDMHSHAGIDALPGLRGNDDTNEMSSDITPYVRSIDGIKPLDPQIRVIKSGGVTTSLVLPGSANNIGGEAYVIKHAVGRQDGRPELSAVDMLADPDRNWRYMKMACGENAKNVYGKPGEKGPTSRLGESWEFRHAFEQAAELVRAQDDWCDAADARGVETMQTYLPQELRWESLGAVLRGQVHVNTHCYTIPDLEAMVDHTNEFKFPVRAFHHAHQTFLVPEILKRVYGGVYPASALFADNMWYKDEANTASEFAGKILFDAGLDSVYVSDNPVINAQHVVFEAAKAYGYGLPYHAALASVTSTPAKYLGLGNRMGKIKAGFDADVVVWDSDPLSVGAAPVQVWIDGTAQFEDPVELDKPVNELIKPDLNLAHVPGKDHQVEDVVFTGITNLILSTIDGETHTGQINMAVKNGKVACVGSCAAHLSSPGVKTIKLRNAHVTDPFIAVGSSIGLNAIDAESSTDNGRNPAGTFTRAVDGLALDNQKLHAANKYGVTRAVSAPKLSGQFTHHGVSVGFRTGAKNSLEKGAVWSDDVAVHYTLSEDGKSDKTPSISSAVGSLRSALLDAVDAVGEKGDKGTPSSDRFTERAYLKKVVTGETPLVLTVHSADTIAAILRVKNEVEKAAVASLDKASIDKGNSRIRLIILGGAESHLIASELAEAKVAGVILAPLQSYCTVWEQRRCLTGAPLTNGTAVDILHAAGVPVGIGLEEDWLVRDLGLLAGIAGRNSGGNIGRKEALGFIGAGIERMLGVKRLENQGGFVVWEGDPLEVGARVKGVSDGSGSVTIFE, via the exons ATGAACAGAACGAAAGAAGCAAAGATGGAGAAGCGtcctgaagcagcggcgGGCTTCGCTGCCTTACACGACGTCGACGTGCAGCAACCAATTGCTTGGCGCCGAGGCTTCCGTCACAGGCGAGGCGGGAATGGCTTTCGCCGGTCGAGAGCGCTGCGTGTCTTGGTCCTTGGGTTTCTGGGATTCATTGTCTATGCCCAATGGAGGCAGATCCAACCCGTTGAAGAAGATGTATCTTCCGCATCTGCCAAGGCGCCGACGTTGAACATAACCCAGCTTCGCAGCAACGCCGCAACATGCGTCAAGCTCCGCCAGAAGCCTGCTGACCCGCCCGGCCCAGGTAGGGAGAAGAATGCACGCTACATTGAAGGCGGCAGACCGACTCTCATCAAGAATGCTACTGTCTGGACCGGCGAACCGACCGAGGGCACGCTGCCTGACGATGCCCGGCGCGGCGCGGGGTTTGAGTGGATCAGAGATGTCGACATTCTCCTCAGGAACGGGTTGATCGTGGAGGTTGGACCATCTGGCAGCATCAGGTCTACCCAAGACACTATCACGTATGATGCCCGTGGCCGACCGTTGACTGCAGGCATTATCGACATGCATAGTCATGCGGGCATCGACGCCCTTCCAGGCCTCCGTGGAAACGACGACACCAACGAGATGTCATCCGACATCACGCCCTACGTGCGCTCAATCGACGGCATCAAGCCCCTGGACCCCCAGATCCGCGTCATCAAGTCTGGTGGCGTGACTACCTCGCTCGTTCTCCCGGGCTCGGCCAATAACATAGGCGGAGAAGCGTACGTCATCAAGCACGCCGTCGGCCGGCAGGACGGCCGTCCAGAGCTCAGCGCCGTGGACATGCTTGCCGACCCTGACCGCAATTGGCGCTACATGAAGATGGCATGCGGTGAGAACGCCAAGAACGTTTACGGAAAGCCCGGAGAGAAGGGGCCGACAAGCAGACTGGGCGAGTCGTGGGAGTTTAGGCATGCATTTGAACAGGCCGCTGAGCTGGTACGGGCGCAGGACGACTGGTGCGATGCTGCGGATGCCCGTGGGGTAGAAACCATGCAGACATACCTGCCACAGGAGCTGCGCTGGGAGTCCCTAGGTGCGGTCCTGCGGGGACAAGTTCATGTCAACACTCACTGCTACACGATCCCAGATCTGGAAGCCATGGTCGATCATACCAACGAGTTCAAGTTCCCGGTCAGGGCATTCCATCATGCTCATCAAACATTTCTTGTGCCAGAG ATTCTGAAACGAGTCTACGGCGGAGTCTATCCGGCTTCTGCGCTCTTTGCCGACAACATGTGGTACAAGGACGAGGCCAATACCGCTTCCGAGTTTGCAGGCAAGATTCTCTTCGACGCTGGACTTGATTCCGTCTACGTCAGCGACAACCCCGTGATCAACGCTCAGCATGTAGTCTTCGAGGCCGCCAAAGCTTATGGATATGGCCTGCCTTACCATGCTGCGCTTGCGTCCGTCacgtcgacgccggcgaAATATCTTGGACTGGGCAACAGGATGGGCAAGATCAAAGCTGGCTTCGATGCTGATGTCGTAGTATGGGACAGCGATCCTCTCAGTGTCGGTGCCGCCCCGGTACAGGTCTGGATCGATGGGACGGCGCAGTTCGAAGATCCCGTAGAACTGGACAAGCCTGTCAATGAGCTGATCAAGCCGGATCTGAACCTAGCCCATGTTCCTGGGAAGGACCACCAGGTTGAAGATGTCGTCTTCACGGGAATAACCAATCTCATTCTCTCGACCATCGACGGCGAGACCCATACCGGTCAGATCAATATGGCAGTCAAGAATGGCAAGGTGGCTTGTGTCGGCTCGTGCGCTGCGCATCTTTCGTCACCTGGCGTCAAAACCATTAAACTGCGGAACGCCCATGTCACAGATCCTTTCATTGCCGTTGGATCATCGATTGGTCTCAACGCCATCGATGCCGAGTCCTCCACGGACAACGGCAGAAACCCAGCGGGCACCTTCACGCGTGCCGTGGACGGCCTGGCGCTGGATAACCAAAAGTTACACGCTGCAAACAAGTACGGCGTCACACGCGCAGTTTCCGCACCCAAGCTCTCTGGCCAGTTCACGCATCATGGAGTCAGTGTAGGTTTCAGAACTGGCGCCAAGAATTCTTTAGAAAAAGGGGCTGTCTGGTCGGACGATGTTGCAGTGCATTACACGCTCTCCGAGGATGGAAAATCCGACAAGACGCCTTCCATCTCGAGCGCTGTGGGCTCACTACGGTCGgcgctactagacgccgtgGATGCAGTTGGTGAGAAAGGAGACAAGGGCACTCCTAGCAGCGACAGGTTCACCGAAAGGGCTTACCTCAAAAAGGTTGTGACGGGTGAAACGCCTCTTGTATTAACCGTACACAGCGCCGATACCATCGCTGCAATTCTCCGGGTGAAAAATGAGGTGGAAAAGGCCGCAGTTGCATCTCTAGACAAGGCTTCTATTGACAAGGGAAACTCAAGAATCAGGCTTATCATACTTGGCGGTGCCGAGTCGCACCTCATCGCTTCAGAGCTCGCCGAAGCCAAGGTTGCAGGTGTGATCCTTGCCCCGTTGCAGAGCTACTGTACGGTCTGGGAGCAGCGTCGCTGTCTAACTGGCGCCCCGCTTACAAACGGCACGGCTGTCGACATCCTGCACGCTGCCGGAGTGCCCGTGGGAATTGGTCTGGAAGAGGACTGGTTGGTGCGGGACCTGGGGCTACTTGCTGGGATTGCGGGGCGGAACAGCGGAGGTAATATTGGGCGAAAAGAGGCTTTGGGGTTTATCGGTGCGGGGATAGAAAGGATGTTGGGCGTGAAGAGACTGGAGAACCAGGGTGGGTTCGTGGTATGGGAGGGTGATCCTTTGGAGGTGGGTGCGCGGGTGAAGGGCGTTAGTGATGGATCTGGATCGGTTACTATATTTGAGTAG
- a CDS encoding glucose transporter HXT1, with the protein MSSANEKSVGHELARVLPDDGVPWWKKPHLLKLNGCIFFLMFFTSSNGFDGSIMNGYLALPQWRAFMHNPQGAWLGFINAIYSLGAVVAFPLAAMVCNRWGRKIGLWLSIIAACVGTAVQTAAQDDKSFIIARFIMGISQGLSIGAPLLIAENAFPTHRGIASSCYNCGWYVGAVIAAWATFGTRNMEGDASWRIPSGLMALLPVLIAPALYFIDESPRWLVSVGRADEARANLARTHVGGDIDHPLIAFEMSEIEETIRAEQSAKESTSWSDLWATKGNRHRLWITITLGFYAQWVGNGVISYYLALVLQNVGITGVTEQTLISACLQIWNLIFATLAALSVDRLGRKFLFMLSGSIMLVSYVIITGLSGSFAETGHGPTGLAVVPFLFIYFLGYDVALTPLVISYTVEIWPYQLRARGLAVCSSVTLGAIFFNTFVNPLALDAIGWKYYFVFLAILVMMIVDVWFTYPETRGRTLENIAWLFDGEEAHVGIVTADQTLKNTESSEGEPKVAEFEDVKSQNGVADEKKV; encoded by the exons ATGTCTTCGGCCAACGAAAAGTCGGTCGGCCACGAGCTGGCCAGGGTCCTGCCAGATGATGGCGTCCCATGGTGGAAGAAGCCGCATTTGCTCAAGCTCAACGGCTGCATCTTCTTCCTCATGTTCTTTACGAGTTCCAACGGGTTCGATGGCTCCATCATGAATGGTTACCTGGCGCTGCCACAATGGCGTGCGTTTATGCACAACC CCCAGGGCGCCTGGCTCGGCTTCATCAACGCCATCTACTCCCTCGGCGCCGTCGTTGCTTTCCCCTTGGCAGCCATGGTCTGTAACCGCTGGGGCCGCAAGATTGGGCTTTGGCTCAGCATCATCGCTGCCTGCGTCGGAACCGCCGTGCAGACCGCAGCCCAGGACGACAAGAGCTTCATCATCGCGCGCTTCATCATGGGCATATCCCAGGGCCTCTCCATCGGAGCCCCTCTTCTGATCGCCGAGAACGCATTCCCGACGCACCGTGGCATCGCTTCGAGTTGCTACAACTGCGGCTGGTATGTGGGCGCCGTCATCGCCGCCTGGGCCACCTTTGGCACCCGCAACATGGAAGGCGATGCGAGCTGGCGCATCCCGTCGGGACTGATGGCTCTTCTCCCGGTTCTCATTGCACCCGCGCTCTACTTTATCGACGAGAGCCCCCGTTGGCTCgtcagcgttgggcgcgccGACGAGGCGCGTGCCAACCTGGCCAGGACGCACGTCGGAGGGGACATTGACCACCCGCTCATCGCCTTTGAGATGTCCGAGATCGAGGAGACCATCCGGGCCGAGCAGTCCGCCAAGGAGAGCACATCCTGGTCCGACCTGTGGGCGACCAAGGGCAACAGGCACCGGCTGTGGATCACCATCACCCTCGGCTTCTACGCACAGTGGGTCGGCAACGGCGTCATCAGCTACTACCTGGCCCTTGTGTTGCAGAACGTCGGCATCACTGGAGTCACGGAGCAGACCCTCATCTCGGCCTGTCTTCAGATCTGGAACCTGATCTTTGCCACTTTGGCCGCCTTGTCGGTGGACAGGCTTGGCAGAAAGTTCCTGTTTATGCTCTCG GGATCCATAATGCTTGTGTCTTACGTTATCATCACTGGATTGTCGGGATCTTTCGCCGAGACGGGCCATGGACCGACCGGTCTGGCAGTCGTTCCGTTCCTGTTCAT CTACTTCCTCGGCTACGACGTCGCATTGACGCCGCTTGTTATCTCGTACACCGTCGAGATCTGGCCCTACCAGCTTCGGGCCAGGGGTCTTGCTGTTTGCTCCTCAGTGACCCTGGGAGCTATCTTTTTCAACACCTTTGTCAA CCCCCTCGCACTTGACGCCATAGGCTGGAAATACTACTTTGTGTTCCTCGCAATCCTTGTCATGATGATTGTCGACGTGTGGTTCACCTACCCTGAGACGCGTGGTCGCACGCTCGAGAACATTGCTTGGTTATTTGACGGGGAGGAAGCTCATGTTGGCATCGTCACTGCCGACCAGACACTCAAGAACACCGAGTCGTCCGAGGGCGAGCCCAAGGTCGCCGAGTTTGAGGACGTCAAGTCCCAGAATGGCGTGGCTGATGAGAAGAAGGTCTAA
- a CDS encoding ribonuclease T2, protein MKSFSMVLALAARLTSAVLYPETSVNNHTCAIQDSKSVLSCSAKAVPSVSDSCCVETFGGLLLFTQFWNTHTGLEDQGQLLPESTWTLHGLWPDFCNGSYTQYCDLTRQYDRFPSPNVTNWPAPNTQVPAYSGPSIADFVKEFGRDDLLEYMNTYWVAQGQPSYEFWEHEFAKHATCFSTFDVPCYGPKYQKNQEVVDFFDTAIMYYRQTPTWQWLNSAGIVPSNTTAYSLHSIQTALSSSYGALPYLGCSGPRYNETAAGAGSLDNGRTALSEAWYYAHVYGRPQDGNTVPLNASGSVTSCATTPGAVWYYEPSPKAVRKAAA, encoded by the exons ATGAAGTCTTTCTCCATGGTCTTGGCGCTTGCCGCCCGTCTCACGTCGGCCGTGCTGTATCCCGAAACGTCCGTCAACAACCATACCTGCGCCATTCAGGATTCCAAATCCGTGCTGTCGTGCTCTGCCAAGGCTGTACCAAGCGTGTCGGACTCTTGCTGCGTTGAGAc CTTCGGCGGTCTGCTCCTTTTCACCCAATTTTGGAACACGCACACCGGCCTCGAAGATCAGGGGCAGCTGCTCCCCGAGTCCACCTGGACGCTGCATGGACTTTGGCCGGATTTCTGCAACGGGTCATATA CCCAGTACTGCGACCTAACCCGCCAATACGACCGCTTCCCCTCGCCCAATGTCACCAACTGGCCTGCCCCCAACACGCAGGTGCCCGCCTACAGTGGCCCCAGCATCGCCGACTTCGTCAAGGAGTTTGGCCGGGATGATCTCCTCGAGTACATGAACACGTACTGGGTCGCGCAGGGACAGCCCAGCTACGAGTTCTGGGAGCACGAGTTTGCCAA GCAT GCAACTTGTTTCTCCACCTTTGACG TCCCTTGCTATGGACCAAAGTACCAGAAGAACCAGGAAGTTGTCGACTTCTTCGACACTG CCATCATGTACTATCGCCAAACCCCAACCTGGCAATGGTTGAACTCGGCCGGAATCGTGCCTTCCAACACAACGGCCTATTCGCTCCACTCCATCCAGACTGCCTTGTCCAGCAGCTACGGTGCTCTGCCATATCTCGGCT GCTCGGGACCACGCTACAATGAGACTGCCGCTGGTGCAGGGAGCCTCGACAATGGCCGCACTGCCCTGTCAGAGGCATGGTACTATGCTCATGTCTACGGCCGACCCCAAGATGGCAACACGGTCCCTTTGAATGCCAGCGGATCTGTCACCAGCTGCGCCACTACACCCGGTGCGGTTTGGTACTATGAGCCTTCTCCCAAAGCAGTAAGGAAGGCTGCTGCCTGA